From Hirundo rustica isolate bHirRus1 chromosome 1, bHirRus1.pri.v3, whole genome shotgun sequence, a single genomic window includes:
- the SERPINB12 gene encoding serpin B12 codes for MDSISRSVTEFCLDLYKKLNRSAEDTNIVFSPMSISVALALIQLGAKNNTAAQIEKVLHVRKAAGRTSLGYDHESAAPEMEPEGSLESQPSFSECNKEGDLDHKVFQELLLELQNLGEKYVLTLANNLFIQQGFELQQQFLMCSKELYGAMLQTVDFHGAVEAARRKINAWVESETRGKIKELFAPGVIDGHALLVLVNVIYFKASWERKFEEEKTVQRDFKLNQNRRKPVQMMYQKGKFKLGYIEEVGAQILELPYAQKSLSMIILLPGDVADGSISGLEQIENTITYENLMLWASSENMYETTVEVYLPRFKLEGTFNLNEVLQEMGMTDIFTESKVDLSAMTFAKSLVLSSVVHKAYVEVNEEGTVAAAGTGASIVRRSLPLTEVFMANHPFLFFIRHNPTNTIVFFGKLCSP; via the exons ATGGACTCCATTTCTAGATCAGTTACTGAATTTTGCCTTGATCTCTACAAAAAGCTCAACAGAAGTGCAGAGGACACAAATATTGTCTTCTCTCCAATGAGTATCTCTGTTGCCCTGGCCCTGATCCAACTTGGTGCAAAAAACAACACTGCTGCTCAGATAGAAAAA GTGCTCCATGTCAGGAAAGCTGCCGGAAGAACGAGTCTTGGATATGATCACGAGAGTGCAGCACCAGAAATGGAGCCAGAAGGAAGCCTGGAGAGTCAGCCTTCCTTCTCAGAG TGTAACAAGGAGGGAGACCTTGACCATAAAGTGTTCCAGGAGCTGCTTTTAGAACTACAAAATCTTggtgaaaaatatgttttaacgTTGGCCAACAACCTCTTTATACAACAAGGATTTGAGCTCCAGCAG CAATTTCTAATGTGTAGCAAGGAACTGTATGGAGCAATGCTGCAAACAGTGGACTTTCATGGTGCTGTTGAAGctgccagaagaaaaattaatgcttGGGTTGAAAGTGAGACACGAg GTAAAATCAAGGAACTCTTTGCACCTGGCGTGATCGATGGACATGCATTGCTGGTGCTCGTGAATGTAATCTACTTCAAAGCATCCTGGGAACGCaagtttgaggaagaaaaaacagttCAGAGGGATTTTAAACTGAATCAG AACAGAAGGAAACCTGTGCAGATGATGTACCAGAAAGGCAAATTTAAGCTGGGCTACATTGAGGAGGTGGGTGCTCAGATCCTTGAACTCCCTTATGCCCAGAAGTCACTGAGCATGATCATCCTGCTGCCAGGTGATGTGGCTGATGGATCTATCAGTGGGCTGGAGCAG ATTGAAAACACGATCACCTATGAAAATTTAATGCTGTGGGCCTCCTCAGAGAACATGTATGAGACAACAGTGGAGGTCTACCTGCCCCGATTCAAGCTGGAAGGCACCTTTAACCTCAACGAGGTTTTACAAGAGATGGGGATGACCGACATCTTCACTGAATCGAAAGTTGACCTTTCTGCAATGACGTTTGCAAAATCTCTGGTGCTGTCAAGCGTTGTCCACAAGGCATATGTGGAAGTCAATGAGGAAGGCACCGTGGCGGCGGCTGGCACAGGAGCTTCCATTGTGAGGAGGTCTTTGCCTCTCACAGAGGTGTTCATGGCTAATCACCCTTTCTTATTCTTTATTAGACACAATCCTACCAACACTATCGTTTTCTTTGGCAAACTCTGTTCACCTTAA
- the SERPINB5 gene encoding serpin B5 gives MTMDALQLANTAFAVDVFKKLCEKDKTANIIFSPLCTSTSLALAYKATKGDTADQMKQVLHLQDVKDVSFGFQTITSDVSKLSSFFALKMVKRLFVDKSLNPTTDFVNSTKRPFPSELELVEFKEKTEETREKINKSLSELTDGKMENVLNEDSVSDQTQILLVNAAYFVTNWMKKFPEAEVKECPFRVNKTETKPVQMMNLEATFCLGYVKDLNVAILELPCLNKHISMLILLPKEIEDETTGLEKLEKALNPETLLQWTNPSMMANTKVNVFLPKFSVEGDYDLKPLLESLGMTNIFNESASDFSEMCETKGVVVSKIIHKVSLEVNEQGGDSREVPGYRILQHKDEFKADHPFIFLFRHNKTRNVILSGRFCSP, from the exons ATGACAATGGACGCTCTGCAACTAGCAAACACTGCCTTTGCAGTTGATGTGTTCAAAAAGCTATGTGAGAAGGACAAAACAGCcaacattattttttccccactgtgtACCTCAACGTCTCTGGCTCTGGCATATAAAGCTACGAAAGGTGATACTGCAGACCAGATGAAACAG GTGCTGCATTTACAAGATGTCAAAGATGTTTCTTTTGGGTTTCAAACAATAACTTCAGATGTTTCCAAACTCAGCTCTTTCTTTGCACTGAAAATGGTCAAACGGCTCTTTGTAGACAAGTCCCTCAATCCTACCACA GACTTTGTCAACTCCACAAAGAGACCTTTTCCATCTGAACTGGAATTAGTCgaattcaaagaaaaaactGAGGAAACCCGGGAAAAGATCAACAAATCCCTTTCAGAGCTGACTGACG GAAAAATGGAGAATGTTTTGAATGAGGACAGTGTAAGTGACCAGACTCAGATACTTCTAGTTAACGCAGCTTATTTTGTCACAAACTGGATGAAGAAGTTCCCAGAAGCAGAGGTCAAAGAATGTCCTTTTAGAGTCAACAAG ACTGAAACGAAACCAGTGCAGATGATGAATCTGGAAGCTACTTTTTGCCTGGGCTATGTAAAAGATTTAAATGTTGCCATCCTTGAGCTGCCATGCCTTAACAAACATATAAGCATGCTCATTCTCCTGCCCAAAGAGATTGAGGATGAGACCACTGGCTTGGAGaag ctggaaaaggcaCTGAACCCTGAGACATTATTACAGTGGACGAATCCCAGCATGATGGCCAACACCAAAGTGAATGTATTTCTTCCAAAGTTTAGTGTGGAAGGTGACTATGACCTGAAGCCACTCCTGGAAAGCCTGGGCATGACAAATATCTTCAACGAAAGCGCATCAGATTTCTCTGAGATGTGTGAGACAAAAGGTGTGGTTGTGTCAAAGATCATCCATAAAGTCTCCTTGGAAGTAAACGAACAAGGTGGCGACTCCCGAGAGGTACCAGGATATCGGATTCTGCAGCACAAAGATGAATTTAAAGCTGACCATCCATTTATCTTTTTGTTTAGACACAACAAAACTCGCAACGTGATTCTTTCGGGCCGATTCTGTTCTCCTTAA